One genomic segment of Hymenobacter psoromatis includes these proteins:
- a CDS encoding FecR family protein, which produces MPYSAYSLEDFLADESFQDFVWGRDPEAVQFWQQWRADHPAQAADFEEAVATLQQLAGAPRPLRAGLLAAELTKLRHYLHADDRPRARPALRGGRRARRAPYWLALVAVLAVVGLLLTGRGRWPGQAPVALAPATYARYATRPGEQRRLTLPDGSRIVLSGSTELRLAAAWQPGQAREVWLTGDAYFDVRHTAPAQLKAVAAAPASVKFTVHAGPLDIAVLGTRFTVFSRAQRAEVVLSAGQVQLSLPRGPVKPVLMRPGELVTYNAATPDAPLTKRPVQAALYSAWTSGQLDFTDTPVADIIAALQDTYGLQITVRDPALLRQKLSGSLPGRDLDGLLTAFGKSLDVSVRRQGSHVWLY; this is translated from the coding sequence ATGCCGTACTCCGCTTACTCCCTGGAAGATTTTCTGGCCGACGAGTCCTTCCAGGATTTTGTGTGGGGACGCGACCCCGAAGCGGTGCAGTTTTGGCAGCAGTGGCGCGCCGACCACCCGGCCCAAGCGGCTGATTTTGAAGAAGCTGTGGCCACGCTGCAGCAGCTGGCCGGAGCCCCGCGGCCCCTGCGCGCCGGGTTGCTGGCGGCCGAGCTAACCAAGCTGCGGCACTACCTCCACGCCGACGACCGGCCGCGCGCGCGGCCGGCTTTGCGTGGCGGGCGGCGCGCCCGGCGCGCGCCCTACTGGCTGGCCCTGGTGGCCGTGCTGGCCGTGGTGGGGCTGCTGCTGACGGGCCGTGGCCGGTGGCCGGGACAAGCGCCAGTGGCGCTTGCCCCGGCCACGTATGCCCGCTACGCTACCCGGCCGGGCGAGCAGCGCCGCCTCACCCTGCCCGACGGCTCCCGCATCGTGCTGAGCGGCAGCACCGAACTGCGCCTGGCCGCTGCCTGGCAGCCCGGCCAGGCCCGCGAAGTGTGGCTCACGGGCGATGCGTATTTCGACGTGCGGCACACGGCTCCGGCCCAGCTCAAAGCCGTGGCGGCGGCTCCGGCCAGCGTGAAGTTCACGGTGCACGCGGGGCCGCTCGATATTGCGGTGCTGGGCACGCGGTTCACGGTATTCAGCCGGGCCCAGCGGGCGGAGGTGGTGCTCAGTGCCGGGCAGGTGCAACTGAGCTTGCCCCGCGGCCCGGTGAAGCCGGTGCTGATGCGGCCCGGCGAGCTGGTGACCTACAACGCGGCTACCCCCGATGCCCCGCTTACGAAGCGGCCGGTGCAGGCGGCCCTCTACTCGGCCTGGACCAGCGGGCAGCTGGACTTTACCGACACGCCGGTGGCCGACATCATCGCGGCCCTGCAAGACACCTATGGCCTCCAGATTACGGTGCGCGACCCCGCCTTGCTGCGCCAGAAGCTGAGTGGCTCGCTCCCCGGCCGCGACCTCGATGGCCTGCTCACTGCCTTTGGTAAGTCGCTGGATGTCAGCGTGCGCCGCCAGGGTAGTCACGTTTGGCTCTACTAG